One window of Uloborus diversus isolate 005 chromosome 3, Udiv.v.3.1, whole genome shotgun sequence genomic DNA carries:
- the LOC129218674 gene encoding zinc finger HIT domain-containing protein 1-like, with the protein MASNSSSRSCIKRKVLDENTRKRRIREQLLRLEMDNHHENKDSISDDDITDRSFGKVERKKQKSKKQLGGGKYRKNFTALLEEELANCPPGKFNYIKAVVPPSKYPPRHFCSVCGFSSNYTCVQCGARFCSIKCNGTHKDTRCLKYSV; encoded by the coding sequence ATGGCCAGTAACAGCTCTTCTCGATCCTGcattaaaagaaaagttttggaTGAGAATACTAGGAAAAGAAGGATTCGGGAACAGTTATTACGCCTGGAAATGGATAATCACCATGAAAACAAAGACAGTATATCAGATGATGATATCACTGATCGATCTTTTGGAAAAGTTGAGAGAAAGAAGCAGAAAAGTAAAAAGCAATTAGGTGGTGGAAAGTACAGGAAAAACTTCACAGCATTATTGGAAGAGGAATTGGCAAATTGTCCTCCGGGAAAATTTAACTATATAAAAGCAGTCGTGCCTCCTTCAAAGTACCCACCAAGACATTTCTGTTCAGTTTGtggtttttcttcaaattatacCTGTGTTCAGTGTGGTGCTCGGTTCTGTTCTATCAAATGCAATGGTACTCATAAAGACACTCGTTGTTTGAAATATTCTGTGTGA